Proteins encoded together in one Branchiostoma floridae strain S238N-H82 chromosome 18, Bfl_VNyyK, whole genome shotgun sequence window:
- the LOC118405679 gene encoding 2',3'-cyclic-nucleotide 3'-phosphodiesterase-like: protein MGIDWVSLFFCYFSGILLSRDFIVMPGRKKKAHEARLRRKGFIPVRLKVKKKIAVPKATRMASISQLESLEEAQPGSLDEFPFLSDPKTMEYIEGSRTMFIMRGLPGSGKSSLAKQIADAYGNTVVCSADDFRYVDGVYVFDRNKLQESHEKCRELARLSADSSINVLIVDNTNIRVWEFKYYLEIARRKQYTVVLVEPRTPWKWDVHELAKKNGHDVPGRKIREMAGRFEIAVPLYFGWFLNGDDSARVLTVGEQVLKQLSEVREFAEEFKCYSESGTGSLDLTKYFTREAFTGNKNSIHCTAMFTKYGKVPGSEAYTTSEMVVNSCGQVFRIEIVGFLITPRTFGARVRLTAYQKKLWGQDDYETVNHGTPVRGVRSRNISGDSESWDGGLPSSPSLSNRFATLGIEEEIFDEGSADNLANTATEHESEDTERDYKFCPTWGFGRRAHITLGCAAGIPPVQTGLDLIEVISTEAMTSDLSGVESTHESAASDLESVTSELSLISDPGSFSIKKGEARCYGDGRWVVYLDKSIHVDAMFSGFY from the exons ATGGGGATCGACTGGGTATCTCTCTTTTTCTGCTATTTCTCCGGAATTCTGCTATCCAGGGACTTCATAG TAATGCCAGGAAGGAAGAAGAAGGCTCACGAGGCGAGACTGAGAAGAAAAGGCTTCATACCTGTCAGACTTAAGGTGAAGAAAAAGATCGCTGTGCCCAAAGCAACCAGAATGGCGTCGATTTCCCAGTTGGAGTCGCTAGAAGAGGCGCAGCCGGGAAGTCTGGACGAGTTTCCGTTCCTGTCGGACCCCAAAACGATGGAGTACATCGAGGGGTCGCGTACAATGTTCATTATGAGAG GGTTGCCCGGCAGTGGAAAGTCCTCTCTGGCCAAACAGATCGCAGATGCTTACGGCAACACTGTGGTCTGCTCTGCAGATGACTTTCGCTACGTGGACGGGGTCTACGTCTTTGACAG AAATAAGCTTCAGGAGAGTCATGAGAAGTGCCGTGAGCTGGCACGGTTGTCTGCAGACAGCAGCATCAACGTCCTCATCGTGGACAACACGAACATCCGCGTCTGGGAGTTCAAGTACTACCTGGAGATCGCCAGGCGGAAACAGTACACGGTCGTTCTCGTAGAGCCGCGTACTCCCTGGAAATGGGACGTTCACGAACTCGCCAAAAAGAATGGTCACGATGTGCCGGGACGGAAAATCCGGGAGATGGCGGGGCGGTTTGAGATCGCAGTCCCGCTGTACTTCGGCTGGTTTCTGAATGGCGATGACTCTGCGAGGGTTTTGACTGTTGGAGAGCAGGTGTTGAAGCAGCTCAGCGAAGTCCGTGAGTTTGCAGAGGAGTTCAAGTGCTACAGTGAATCAG GAACTGGCTCCCTTGATCTGACCAAGTACTTCACTCGAGAGGCGTTCACCGGCAACAAGAACTCCATCCACTGCACTGCCATGTTCACCAAGTACGGAAAAGTCCCCGGTTCCGAGGCCTACACCACGTCTGAGATGGTGGTGAATTCCTGCGGGCAGGTCTTCAGGATAGAGATCGTCGGTTTCCTCATCACCCCACGGACCTTTGGGGCACGGGTGCGGCTTACCGCGTATCAAAAAAAACTCTGGGGTCAGGACGATTATGAAACAGTGAATCACGGAACGCCTGTCAGAGGGGTGCGTTCCCGGAACATCTCGGGTGACTCTGAGAGCTGGGATGGAGGGTTACCTTCCTCCCCAAGTCTGTCCAACAGGTTTGCTACGCTGGGTATCGAGGAAGAGATTTTTGACGAAGGTTCTGCCGACAATCTTGCCAACACTGCCACAGAACATGAATCTGAGGATACTGAACGTGATTATAAGTTCTGTCCAACGTGGGGGTTTGGGAGACGCGCCCACATAACCCTGGGGTGTGCTGCAGGAATCCCCCCTGTACAGACTGGACTTGACCTCATAGAGGTCATTTCAACAGAGgctatgacctctgacctctcaggTGTAGAAAGCACCCATGAGAGTGCGGCCTCTGACCTTGAGAGCGTGACCTCTGAACTGTCTCTGATCTCTGACCCTGGGAGCTTCTCAATCAAAAAGGGCGAGGCCCGTTGCTATGGAGACGGAAGATGGGTGGTGTACCTCGACAAGTCAATTCATGTGGATGCAATGTTTTCAGGCTTCTATTGA
- the LOC118405930 gene encoding uncharacterized protein LOC118405930: protein MRWAELLDNIEREVNEVFPNKRYRLDVLKEHIHNGPSTLIDIKVTDKISGKRLLIDCHQLKRKELRIQEIDFLANYALDEDCTHAVLVASVDSSLADQVQEHAVRMGVAVVRFQPTTFRHNIGQVFNNAVVLQQKKQHDDTRYDNTSLNLKSTAWKHAQIEENFAKSKAKTGVPRKRYCRNGNERYHHNSEGVPYSNVTPRDLVSSSWWLRKGTSTLWKTGTIQVQPSDVWQIHHVPDPQQLPQNFCEDLSDQPQLTFHSAPRAVPKQRYRDIWEHRQSPIWLFNTRLPRSVNHVSEGPITPTVVVQPSHGPTGGFVPADTFPAQRHTKVEDSAHYSLSGRTFTATTKSSPPKAEHPKAMTEDPNTSYSGALTPKTASLTMMETMRGNLTKLFDETSQTPVSQETARPTGILQSQPQNYGTNDVSIVLRYPKVVKHQVLEPIVTVVGKVGEVALVKTMSVALLQLKTILDTLFPLVEVFPQQLVNTLAYSVHLVRVTSTLIRRTPQRHAKKPRRAKFNTRSLAPQSSHGGGRLLVQGWRPIPSLQNFQPMGRQKRQPIKTQGAADVHVCQVGRPQRHGAHVLESQNDPEATEDEQRNGFSEGDQNVPADREEGPLHSHDSQSSVSEVTPVKSEPSGDEQTYNSSTSHTSDVESLSRNVESLSRNVESLSPVKSEHLEPQALETSVKAASTETPSLDHGVELTATTYRLENVEDSDVKKEDTREESRDDGRCANSFVDDDSDDVNNDTMQKPVFHGLFEPLKAEGSAKSEAAIVESHDLEHDVGTYIKEQSSILSDESDNEDNVMSFTDESLGGEEHFVGNPTPKAESLDSGCEEEQACLASSRKSSSSSFYSFLSFFSFSSSTSSSPSSSSDNTKMEKCDGEEEFAMPKIETVDSEAVDSLYCEDGVGKEEKDTPLDIGVTPSSRKLSRDFSRSSSTSSSSDSVLFATPTRLSSGELSRVKYSNSPLNKYDGSPDMRIRVNRSSMLGSPDGSPRNTNGTPDMRWAENRESLCVKSPQGVPLNVNRSPDMRWKFNRDALLQKSPQGALLNVDGTPDRRFKVTRNHARRGRSNASTRTLVFT from the exons ATGAGGTGGGCGGAGCTATTGGACAACATAGAACGGGAAGTGAATGAGGTTTTCCCTAACAAGAGGTATAGGCTGGATGTGCTGAAGGAACACATTCACAACGGACCGAGCACACTTATAGACATCAAGGTGACCGACAAAATATCGG GAAAACGTTTGCTGATCGACTGCCATCAACTCAAGAGGAAAGAACTGCGAATCCAGGAAATCGACTTTCTCGCGAATTATGCCCTTGACGAGGACTGCACGCATGCCGTACTCGTAGCGTCGGTGGATTCTAGCCTCGCTGACCAAGTCCAAGAACATGCAGTACGTATGGGAGTCGCTGTGGTGCGCTTTCAACCTACCACGTTCAGACACAATATCGGACAGGTCTTCAACAACGCGGTGGTACTTCAGCAGAAAAAGCAACATGACGACACAAGGTATGATAATACGTCATTGAACTTGAAATCGACGGCCTGGAAACATGCGCAGATTGAGGAAAACTTTGCAAAATCGAAAGCAAAGACAGGTGTTCCAAGGAAACGTTATTGCAGAAATGGCAATGAGAGATACCATCACAATTCGGAGGGGGTGCCATATTCTAATGTAACACCCAGGGACTTAGTCTCAAGTTCATGGTGGCTGCGAAAGGGAACGTCGACTCTCTGGAAAACGGGTACGATTCAAGTTCAACCCTCTGACGTTTGGCAAATTCATCATGTACCAGACCCCCAACAGTTGCCTCAGAATTTCTGTGAAGATCTGAGTGACCAACCTCAGCTCACTTTCCATTCCGCACCAAGGGCCGTTCCAAAACAACGGTACAGAGATATTTGGGAACACAGACAGAGTCCGATATGGTTGTTCAACACAAGGTTGCCAAGGAGTGTCAATCATGTTTCTGAGGGGCCAATCACACCTACCGTAGTGGTACAGCCGTCGCATGGACCGACTGGAGGTTTTGTACCGGCGGATACATTCCCCGCACAGAGGCACACCAAAGTAGAAGATAGCGCCCATTACAGTCTTTCGGGGCGCACTTTCACAGCAACCACAAAGTCTTCACCACCAAAAGCGGAACATCCTAAAGCTATGACTGAAGACCCGAATACCTCTTACAGTGGTGCACTCACTCCAAAGACAGCGTCTCTGACTATGATGGAAACGATGCGAGGAAACCTGACAAAGTTGTTCGACGAAACTTCGCAAACTCCAGTTTCTCAGGAAACCGCAAGACCTACAGGTATTCTTCAAAGTCAGCCACAGAACTACGGGACCAATGACGTCAGCATTGTATTGCGCTATCCAAAGGTTGTAAAACATCAGGTACTGGAGCCAATCGTAACTGTCGTGGGCAAAGTTGGTGAGGTTGCTCTGGTAAAGACCATGTCAGTAGCTCTGCTACAGCTGAAAACAATCCTTGATACGTTGTTTCCATTGGTAGAAGTGTTCCCACAACAGCTTGTGAACACCCTGGCTTATAGTGTACATCTTGTACGTGTGACGTCGACACTGATTCGAAGGACACCGCAGAGACACGCAAAGAAACCGAGGAGGGCAAAATTCAACACGCGTAGCCTCGCGCCTCAGAGCAGCCATGGTGGTGGCAGGTTATTGGTGCAAGGGTGGCGACCAATCCCATCTCTGCAAAACTTTCAACCAATGGGGAGGCAGAAACGACAGCCAATCAAAACGCAAGGCGCTgcagatgtacatgtgtgtcaaGTTGGACGACCTCAGCGACATGGTGCTCATGTTCTTGAAAGCCAAAATGACCCGGAGGCAACTGAAGATGAACAGAGAAACGGCTTCAGCGAAGGTGACCAAAATGTCCCCGCAGATAGAGAAGAGGGCCCACTTCATTCCCATGACTCACAGTCGTCTGTGTCTGAAGTCACCCCCGTTAAATCGGAGCCAAGTGGCGATGAACAGACCTACAACTCTTCCACAAGTCACACCAGCGATGTTGAATCTCTAAGTCGCAATGTTGAATCTCTAAGTCGCAATGTTGAATCTCTAAGTCCTGTGAAATCAGAACACTTAGAACCACAGGCCCTCGAAACGTCTGTAAAGGCTGCGTCAACGGAAACCCCCAGCCTTGACCATGGAGTTGAGCTTACTGCTACAACATACAGACTGGAAAATGTGGAAGATTCAGACGTAAAGAAAGAAGACACACGCGAGGAATCAAGGGATGATGGTAGATGTGCTAATTCCTTTGTCGATGACGACAGTGATGACGTCAATAATGACACGATGCAGAAACCTGTATTCCATGGTTTGTTTGAACCTCTAAAGGCAGAGGGTAGCGCCAAGAGTGAAGCAGCCATCGTTGAAAGTCATGATCTTGAACACGATGTTGGAACATACATCAAAGAGCAATCATCAATCCTGTCCGACGAAAGCGACAACGAGGACAATGTCATGTCGTTCACAGACGAATCGCTTGGTGGTGAAGAACATTTTGTTGGAAACCCGACACCAAAGGCAGAGTCTTTAGATAGTGGTTGTGAGGAGGAGCAGGCGTGTCTGGCGTCTTCTAGAAAGTCTTCGTCCTCTTCCTTCTAttctttcttgtctttcttctCATTCTCTTCATCGACATCGTCAAGTCCCAGCTCCTCATCGGATAATACCAAAATGGAGAAATGTGACGGAGAAGAGGAATTTGCTATGCCAAAAATTGAAACAGTCGATTCAGAAGCAGTGGATAGCCTGTATTGCGAAGATGGGGTAGGAAAGGAGGAGAAAGATACTCCACTTGATATTGGAGTGACTCCCAGTTCCCGTAAGTTATCGCGAGACTTCTCGAGGTCAAGTTCAACATCGTCATCTTCAGATTCAGTTCTCTTTGCGACGCCAACGAGGCTGTCTTCGGGAGAGCTAAGCCGTGTGAAGTATTCCAACAGCCCACTCAACAAGTACGACGGGTCTCCGGACATGCGCATTCGTGTGAACAGGAGCAGCATGCTCGGCTCCCCTGACGGAAGCCCCAGAAATACGAACGGAACGCCCGACATGCGCTGGGCGGAGAACAGGGAATCGCTCTGCGTGAAATCCCCGCAAGGAGTGCCGCTAAACGTGAACAGGTCTCCGGACATGAGATGGAAGTTCAACAGGGATGCACTTTTGCAGAAGTCTCCACAGGGGGCGCTCCTGAACGTGGACGGTACTCCAGACAGGAGGTTCAAGGTCACACGAAATCACGCGAGGAGAGGACGAAGTAACGCGAGCACAAGGACACTAGTCTTCACTTAg
- the LOC118405388 gene encoding sodium/calcium exchanger regulatory protein 1-like, whose translation MAANSYTGTWTLDSSDNFDEFMRAIGVGEEMRKIGNAAKPTFEILQDSDRFTWTTVTEVGEHTNSFTIDKQVEEIVMDGTKKMVLTVGDVICTRQYKRQN comes from the exons ATGGCAGCAAACAGCTACACCGGGACTTGGACGCTGGATTCGTCGGACAACTTCGACGAATTCATGAGGGCCATAG GTGTTGGCGAAGAGATGAGAAAGATCGGCAACGCCGCCAAGCCGACGTTTGAGATACTGCAGGACAGCGACAGGTTCACCTGGACCACAGTCACGGAGGTGGGGGAGCACACCAACTCCTTCACTATCGACAAACAGGTGGAGGAGATAGTCATGGACGGTACCAAGAAAATG GTTTTGACTGTAGGTGACGTCATCTGCACACGGCAGTACAAGAGACAAAATTGA
- the LOC118406030 gene encoding uncharacterized protein LOC118406030 (The sequence of the model RefSeq protein was modified relative to this genomic sequence to represent the inferred CDS: added 74 bases not found in genome assembly) — MESISSEADTSGAKEAEVQQDSEVIREEQLQVKQPMSPCMPVQVYEGYRSDCSPTMTAKQCAEIKDVESNPSANVACACGSSKNLDQGQPQNGRRCPNPPSEEIPNAAMTEKSDSKEAGSTPTKTFNSADCQSGSCNKENRLPEHPKCEGAPPCVANGTASQTPCAEATNEPKIDLGARPKEKKPGDCVDRSKLSPSFKHRSVSDGHVCISRRYNDDGSPPPLPPRDPSLFQRLLNSRGPPVADVEEDEFPTHEFLPEMDHPPVFDEASLSLVERETFQRDLLTNAIQHRRSLEFVTEVNRDSTVLVGGRRRESCGENSPNGVDSNRQVPPSSPNSLMPPPLSVGHPQAGSSRPGDYHDVVLPARNARPTSLYQNTGSNYVNTGNYAGKMPESPGPRSPKSPKILQRDYEDSRNQEANFKKRMSVWLETCKKNLDPRKRHSASDLKLANRPLPDLPPVEAMKPPPNPAV; from the coding sequence CAGGGAGGAACAGCTACAGGTCAAACAGCCTATGTCACCGTGTATGCCCGTACAAGTGTACGAGGGATACAGATCTGACTGTTCGCCAACGATGACAGCAAAGCAGTGTGCTGAGATTAAAGACGTTGAAAGTAACCCTTCTGCTAATGTTGCATGTGCGTGCGGCTCCTCTAAGAATCTGGACcaaggacaacctcaaaatgGACGTAGATGTCCCAATCCTCCATCTGAAGAAATTCCCAATGCTGCTATGACAGAAAAATCAGATTCAAAAGAAGCAGGAAGTACGCCTACAAAAACATTTAATTCCGCAGACTGTCAATCAGGGTCGTGCAACAAGGAGAACAGATTACCAGAACATCCCAAGTGTGAAGGGGCGCCACCTTGTGTTGCTAATGGAACTGCGTCACAGACACCATGTGCAGAGGCCACAAACGAGCCAAAAATTGATCTTGGTGCCaggccgaaagaaaaaaagccaGGTGACTGCGTCGACAGAAGCAAACTTTCTCCATCCTTCAAACATAGGAGTGTGTCCGACGGACATGTCTGTATCTCCCGGCGCTATAACGATGACGGCAGTCCCCCGCCACTTCCACCCAGAGATCCAAGTCTTTTCCAGAGACTTTTAAACTCCCGCGGGCCACCTGTGGCGGACGTAGAAGAAGATGAATTTCCGACGCACGAGTTTCTACCAGAGATGGATCACCCGCCAGTCTTTGACGAAGCATCCCTTTCCTTAGTAGAGAGGGAGACGTTTCAACGTGACTTGCTGACCAACGCTATTCAACATCGGCGCTCTCTCGAGTTTGTCACGGAAGTCAATAGAGATTCCACGGTACTGGTTGGGGGAAGACGGCGAGAAAGTTGTGGCGAGAACTCTCCGAATGGAGTAGACTCAAACCGCCAGGTGCCTCCATCAAGCCCAAACTCCCTCATGCCTCCGCCCCTTTCCGTGGGCCACCCCCAGGCAGGGAGTAGCCGTCCAGGCGACTACCACGATGTCGTTCTGCCAGCAAGAAATGCCAGACCAACCAGCTTGTACCAGAATACCGGTAGCAACTACGTAAACACGGGGAATTATGCTGGGAAAATGCCGGAGTCGCCAGGGCCAAGGTCGCCCAAGTCACCGAAAATCTTACAAAGGGATTACGAAGACAGCAGAAACCAGGAAGCAAACTTCAAGAAAAGGATGTCGGTTTGGCTTGAGACGTGCAAGAAAAACTTGGACCCCAGGAAGCGGCACTCTGCGAGTGACCTAAAGTTGGCGAACCGTCCGCTACCTGACTTGCCACCAGTAGAAGCAATGAAACCTCCGCCAAACCCTGCTGTGTAA